One Scomber scombrus chromosome 4, fScoSco1.1, whole genome shotgun sequence genomic region harbors:
- the LOC133979411 gene encoding nuclear factor 7, brain-like, whose amino-acid sequence MRSLPGEQDKAALSAQGRSMSGAANASKTSGDTNSAHPEDLSVQPSLQMFQPQTIEVSFLGEHWNHKVVPVEQAVSDLKDQLKSDLKPVQDKRDKYEEVEKTYNEMIEHSKKQLLSTEKQIRAEFNKLHKFLKEEENYKPTQTRARAQSSLSDPQLVSGALIDEVHFSPVILDPNTADPRLYLPDDLTSVRLGDTKQLPGNPERHTKYPTVLGSEGFSSGKHSWEVEVGDHPDWYVGLAKESADRKRACPASPDSGIWCLEYRRGKYTDGSGRTVTEKKSLQKIRVKLNYERGELSFHDSEDKIHIYTHRDTFTEKLFPYFSIGDSGDAKTTDIKICQPEISLSYSGDMSV is encoded by the exons ATGCGTAGCTTGCCAGGGGAGCAAGACAAGGCTGCCCTTTCAGCCCAGGGACGGTCCATGTCTGGGGCTGCTAATGCATCCAAGACATCTGGTGACACAAACTCAGCCCATCCAGAGGATCTGTCAGTCCAGCCGTCCCTCCAGATGTTTCAGCCACAAACAATTGAAGTGTCCTTCCTGGGGGAGCACTGga ATCACAAGGTGGTTCCCGTAGAACAAGCAGTCAGTGACCTGAAGGACCAGCTGAAATCTGACTTAAAGCCTGTACAGGACAAGAGGGACAAATATGAAGAAGTggagaaaacatacaatgaaatgattgaACACTCCAAGAAGCAGCTGTTGTCCACAGAGAAGCAGATCAGAGCAGAGTTCAACAAGCTCCACAAGTtcctgaaagaggaagagaa TTATAAACCCACTcagaccagagccagagcccagaGCTCACTGTCAGATCCACAGCTGGTCTCAGGAGCGCTGATAGATGAG gtccacttcagtcctgtcatTCTGGACCCAAACACTGCAGACCCCCGTCTCTATCTGCCTGatgatctgaccagtgtgagacTTGGAGACACAAAGCAGCTCCCTGGAAATCCAGAGAGACACACTAAGTATCCCACTGTTCTGGGCTCTGAGGGCTTCAGCTCAGGGAAACACagctgggaggtggaggtgggagacCATCCTGACTGGTATGTGGGTTTAGCTAAAGAGTCAGCTGACAGGAAGAGAGCGTGTCCTGCTTCACCAGATTCAGGAATCTGGTGTTTAGAATATCGCAGAGGAAAATACACTGATGGTTCTGGTAGGACtgtcacagagaagaagagtctCCAGAAGATCAGAGTCAAGCTGAACTATGAAAGGGGGGAGCTGTCCTTCCACGACTCTGAAGACAAAATTCACATCtacactcacagagacactttcactgagaaactcttcCCTTATTTCAGTATTGGAGACTCTGGTGATGCTAAAACCACTGATATCAAAATCTGTCAACCTGAGATTTCACTGTCATATTCAGGAGATATGAGTGTTTGA